The Synechococcus sp. BL107 nucleotide sequence ATCCCTTCCGACAAGGTGACGGTGGGGATGTCTCCTGCCGCAGCCGTAAAACGACGGGCCCAAAGCTCGAGGCCCAACCCATTCTCAACTAAAAGATCTGCACCAACAGACCGCTCAATATCACTGGGCGTGGGCTGATATCCATGAATTTCCGCTCCCTCTTTCACGATCGAATGCACCTGAAGGCGATCGCCAGCCACATTGCGCGCCAAATCAGCGAGCACCGTGAATGTGGTGAGAACCCGTGGCCGTGAATCGTCCCGTGACACACGGGAACGATCAACACAACCCGCAACGATGACGCCCAGACCCAGCACAACAGCTGCAGCTCTCGAGATCAGACGAATCCCCATAGACCCACTATGTCTGCCACATGGATGCAACGGAGGCATCGCAGCCAGGAGCAAAGACTTAGGAACACAATATTTTATCTATACTGACACTATTTAGTGTTTATATCGTGCCAACACTTCACGCCACAAGCTGCCTAAGTTGCCATTTGTGATGCAGGACTGTCTTGCGCAAAGCAGAGCGGGCTCAGCTTGTTTTGGAGCGACTTAATCAGCACTACCCCGAAACACCCATTCCCCTAGACCACTCCGATCCGTTCACCCTTCTGATCGCAGTTCTCCTGAGTGCTCAATGCACAGACAAAAAGGTGAATGAAGTCACACCAGCACTCTTTGCTGCAGGGCCAACACCACAGGCGATGGCATCTCTCGATGAAACAGAGATTTTGAGCTTCATCCGTCAACTCGGCCTGGCAAAGACAAAGGCCAAACACGTTCGCCGGCTCTCTGAACTGTTAATCAGCGAGCATGCCGGGGCTGTACCCAACAGCTTCAAGGCCCTCGAAGCACTTCCAGGCGTGGGGCACAAAACGGCCAGCGTTGTGATGTCCCAGGCCTTTGGCGTCCCTGCCTTTCCCGTCGATACCCACATCCACCGCCTTGCCCAACGCTGGGGCTTGACCAATGGTTCATCCGTAGCCACCACAGAACAAGACCTCAAACGACTCTTTCCAAAAAGCCAGTGGAATCGACTTCACCTGCAAATCATTTTTTACGGCAGGGAGTACTGCTCAGCACGGGGATGTAATGGAACGATCTGCCCTCTCTGCAAAGAACTCTTCCCCAAGCGTCGAAAAGCAGTGATCACGCAGAAGGCGTGATTAGTTGAAGTCGTTTTGGCTATCCGACTGAATGGTGCAATTTGCCGTTGGATAACTCACGCACAACAGGGCATAGCCCTGACCCATCTGATCGTCATCTAAAAAACTTTGATCGGATTGGTCTACAGACCCCGTGAGAATTTTTCCAGCGCAGGTTGAACAGGCGCCGGCCCGACAGGAGGATGGCAAGTCAACACCCGCCGCATCAGCGGCATCGAGAATGTAGACGTCGTCTTCGCACTCGAAGCTGCTACCACCTTCGATGCTGATCGTGTAAGAGGCCATAATCAAAACCACCTGACCCGTTGTTAGCCGTGACTGGTGATCCGCGCCAAAACCGCACGGCAACCTTCAACAGGATCACGCACCACAACATGGGCCTGCTGTCGTAGTGGAACGATGAAGCGGCGCTCCCCAGGAAGCATTTGCCAAAACGTTTGGTGAAGAACAGAGATCGGAGAACGCCCACGCTCACGAACATCACGGCAAAGTCGTCGCCAAATACGACGCCAAAGTGGTGTTTCGAGATACACCACGACAGCGATCAAAACTCTGGGAAGGATCGCTTGAGGCCCGTAGGCACCCTCCACAACAATCAGGTCATAACCAGCGGTAAGGCAGCTTTCTCCAATGGGCCGGTAAACAACCACGCGCGAGGACATGTCGTAGTGACGCAAATGAGTGAGCGTTCCCTCTCTGGCCGCTTGCAGATCGGCCAGAAGAGCCTCTGTATCAATCGCATTGATCGTGTCAAACCCAGTGATCGGATCAGGCTTGTACCGACTTCGGTAGTAGTTGTCGCAATGCAAGGAAAGGGCAGTAAGCCCGATTGATTCGAGCTGTCGCACCAGACCATTCACAAAATGAGTCTTGCCAGATGCCGACCCACCACAAATACAAAGGAGAGGTGGGGAACCATCGGCATGATTCAAATTGTTGAGGGTATTCTTCGTAGATTGGTCCAACGAAAGCCTCCACCCTGAATCAGGTCTACTCATACCAACGGGCTACACCAGAGATCCAGGCCAGAAAAAGTCAACAAGTGGGCCAACAACTTAACTGAAGCGTGCGTCTCAACAAGGAATAAATCAAAGGCTTCAAAAGTGGTGATCTCAAAGGCTGAACATACAAATTTCAACACATCACTGAGGATGGTGAAGTTGCAGTCAATTAACTATTGTTGATTAAAAAATCAACACATCAAGCTAACTTAAAACTGCTTAAATTAACAAACGAATGGTTTTACCGCGAACCACTTTAGACAAAGAGCCGAAGCGAAGAAACCATGATCCAATAAATTTCCATGGCACGACAAGATTTATTTTGACAAAAAATGGAAAGAGAAAACAAAACTCAGGCAAAAAGAACAAGCGAAAGAGTTATTTGGATGCCAATAAAGTAATATATGCCGCAACATTGGTAAACAATTACAGCAGAGCAGAGTGGCTGTACGGCTAATCTCTAAATTAAGAACAAGTAACACAATGCATTCATTTCCGGAAAAGTGGGCCGAGCCTACATTTTTAGAATTTGCATATGATAACTATGGCATTTGGTGGCGTTGCCGAATTGCACATCTATCCTCAGTGTCAAAGACCAAAGAAGCTCGGGCTTTATTTGCTGAATGGGAGACAGGATGCAACGACTAATTGAAATTTATAATATATTAATGCAAAAATAGGTGAGGAGAAGGTGAACGCGTGTTATTGGCGAGGCAGAACAAACTGGCGGTTTGTCGATCAAGGAAAGACCTGGAATAAGCGAATGGCATAGAAAAACGAGCGGGAATCATGCACGGCAACCAAAAAAGATAGATGAGAATAGACAGTAAATGAGTTGTAAACAAAGACAAATAGGGAGGTAGCAAAAAGCACTCGCAAGAATGGAGCTGGGAAATTCATCTCGAAGCACGTAAAACACGATGCCGCATTATGTATAAATTGTCATAAAACAAATGACCAATGATTCAGTCAGGAAAAGTAGTGTTAACAACACTGAAGCAGGGGGTTACTTAATTCGTACTCTGTGAAAGCACAATGGTTTGTTTACATGCAATCCTATGGAAATCCATCAGTCAGCTATGACTGGTGGGCAGGAAATTCAGGAGTAGCCAAGCGATCTGGCTCATTTATTGCAGCGCATGCGGCACATGCTGGCCTCATCATGTTCTGGGCTGGTGCATTCACTCTCTTTGAATTGGCTCGCTACAGCAGCGCATTGCCTATGGGTGACCAAGGATTAATTTTGCTGCCCCATATGGCGTCTTTAGGCTTAGGCCTCGATGCTAATGGAACAATTGCAAATACAGAGCCATACATTGCTATTGCTGCCTTTCATTTGGTGTCTTCAGCAGTTTTGGGAGCCGCTGGAATTTGGCATACGCTAAGAGCACCAAAAGACTTGTCTGAAGCAGAGGGACGAGCACAAAAATTCCACTTTGAATGGGACGACGCTAAAAAACTCACCTTTATCCTTGGCCACCATCTGATCTTTCTTGGATTGGGTGTTATCGCATTCGTTGAATGGGCCAAACACCATGGCATCTATGACACTGCAATAGGTGCCGTTCGCCAAGTTGAGCCCAATATAGATCTAGGAATGGTCTGGGGTTACCAGACAAATTTTCTCTCAATCAATAGTCTTGAGGACGTGATGGGAGGACACGCCGTTCTGGCATTTATCCTCACTATTGGTGGGGTCTGGCATATCATTTCAAGTCCATTTGGGCCATTCAAGAAGATTTTGATCTATTCCGGAGAAGCCATCCTGTCTTATTCATTAGCAGGCATCGCTCTAATGGGATTTGTTACTAGTATCTGGTGTGCACAGAACACTCTGATCTATCCAGTTGAGTTTTACGGAGAGGCACTGAAACTCAATTTCGCATTCTCTCCATACTTCAGTGACACTGCTGCAGTCTTAAACAATGGACATACAGCAAGGGCCTGGTTAGCTAATACACATTTCTATCTTGCCTTCTTCTTCCTTCAAGGCCATTTTTGGCATGCACTACGCAGTATGGGATTCAACTTTAAAAGTGTATCTCAGGCGTTAGAAACGATGGATACGGCAAAGGTAAGCTAAAAACGACACGATAAGTACCTACCGCTCTCCTAAAGCCAAAGCCCCTCTAAGCCCTAGAGGGGCTTTTTATTGTAGAGAAACAGAATTCATTGACCAACACTTATTGATGCAGAAAGTACGGATAGCAGAATTAAAAAAACACCAATCACAACTGATCAGGTTTTGATTCTTTCGATTTGATCAGTGGCAAACAATCAAGACGAAGGCCTCCAACTATTGAAATGAACAATGGTGTAAAAACCATTGCGACGACCAGAAGCCCGATAGGTTGAATCGTTGATTCATGACGAGCGAGAATCAACACCCCAACACACATAGATGTGTATGCAATCGAAAATAGAAATACTTTCCAATTCATTGTATCGTTATCAGTTAGAAGAATTTTGCTTGTACTGTTGAGTAGCTAACTGAATTTGTCCAAGAGCTGCTCGGCCAATGTTGAACCCAGCCCAACCCAGTGCTAAAAAAATAGGTGCAAAATCAAGAAGGATTCTAAAGTCCAACAACGACACCAAAAGAAAGTACAAGTATCACAATTTAAACGCAAGAACTCATATCTTTAGCTACAAATAAAGCAATACCGAAGATCTTTTAGAGGAAGAATATGATTCAAGCTTGGAGAACATTTAGTACAGTACAATAATTCGAGAGTGTAGTAAAAAATAAAACAATGAGTTATTTGCAATGCAACAACCGAGGATCACTAGAGTTTGTTCAATGGTGTAGTGAGCTTTTCGAGATGATGGTTGAACCGAACTGGGATTACTTTGTTAATGAGCCACTTGACAGTGGAACGATTCGATTCGAAACAAAAACAGAGCGGGCACTTTTTGCTCGTGTGATTGCTGGAGAAGCAAATTGGATGGAACAGAATTCATTAGATCGATTAAACACTTGGAGGCTTGCAAAATATGACCTAGAGGCCTTTCTTGATGGGCGCCGTGCTGCTAGAGCAAGAGCAAGTCTATGAGTGCTATCGTCGACTGCGATTCAATTTCACACTCAATAGTCAAGGAGAATAAAATGCCTAAGAACAATCCGTAATACATAACCGTTGAGCAGAAATCAAACCAAAGAATCAATGCCTTGACTAGGTATTAAGCAATAAGATAAATGTATGCATTTTTCAAATATCTTCCAATGACAATGAAAACTAGCAAATTGCCAAAACTATTTATGTTAAGACAATAAAATTAGAATTGTGAATCTTTTCAGATGCCCGAATGAGTCATTAGTTACGAATGCAAAAATGGCAGGACTAAAATTTAATAAATAAGCAAAGACATGTACCAAGACTATACCGCTATTTTACTTATGTTGCTCACGGCGATACCACTAGCCGTTGTTGCAGCTACAATATTCTTCTACATACGGAACAATGACAGGAAAACCCCACTAAAGAGAGACGATTTTCATCGCTAATAATAATATTTACAATTGAATAAATTACTATATTTTATTTCTGTCTTTATCGGATTTCGACAAGCGCTCGTTATAGCGCATTAATGATAAACAATTGAATCCAAATTTTTCAGGTGTATTTGTCGGTAGAATTATGTTTATTCGATGCTGAACACTTATACAATTGACGCACGAATAGCCTATAAAATAGTGCAGCGTGATTATCAATTTGCTGATGATGATTTCTTGGCGAATCTTACTAAGAATTAAACATAGCATCAAAAATAGATAGAATAATTACGACGCTTGAAATAATGCCAATGGATAGTGATACTCTCCAGATTATCAATGACCTCCCTTTAGGTTCGTTGTAAATTAAATTGTCAACAGATGTGCGCGGTCTGTTTGCAACATTAAATGCCTCGATAGACATCATAATGTTATCTTGAATGAGACGATCTCTCCAACTTTCACCATACCTGGGCAATCGCTGATAGATAGGAATCTCTCCGATTGCTTTACCTGGAAGAGTCCTATTAACTTGTCGCGGCACATCATCGTAACCAAACCTTTGCATATACTCATCACTATCTAAAATGGTATCAACGAAATAATTAAATCCACGATCTGCGATCAAAATTGACCAAGAAAGCCTTTCACGAATGCTATAAATAGGCCGCCCTAAAACTCTTCCAATCACCTGTTCAACAAGTCGATTATTATTATTGCAAGCAACATAACCCCGATAGAAACGATCAGATAGCAGTAAGCCTCTAATGAAATCTCTTGTTTCAATACTGCCACTTTTAAACTGTGACTCAAGAAATAAATCTCGGTCAGAGTTCATTGAGTGAAAAAATATTTGCCGATAACATTTTTCTATTAATTCTATAGAGGAATTCAAAGATGTGTCTTTTCGAGAATCGTTGTTGAAAGAATAGATCGTTTCTACTCGAGAATTTTGAGTCTTATAGTTAAAATCCAATCTATTGCTCGACGAAAGATTTCCCATACCGATTACTTATTAACCTATAAACTATGATTACGCATCTAGCCGCAAACAGCGGACAAAATTTGTCATTAAAGTGGATTATTTGTTACTTACTCTCCTTGCAACATACTTAAAGGGGTTTAAGTCCATACTTGAAGTGTCTATAAATAACTTGTTATCATAAACAGTCATCATAATTACTACATACTATATTTGACTTGCAGCTTGAAGATTTTATACCGTCCGCAGATCGATAAGTTTCAATCATTGACAACGATACGGGATGGTAAATTATCCTGACCGTACAAATTGCAATGGCACTTTCCGGCTTCGAAATCGCTACAGGTGGTATCACGTCAATTCCAGTTACGGCGGCTCTTATATTTCTAAGCTATAAAGCTTTTGGTGAAAAAAACTTAGATACTACCAAGTATAAGCCCAAAAAACCTGTACAAACTAAGAAAGCTGGTCCTTCAAAAGAGACGTCTGAATCCGAAAAAGCTGAT carries:
- the nth gene encoding endonuclease III; translated protein: MRKAERAQLVLERLNQHYPETPIPLDHSDPFTLLIAVLLSAQCTDKKVNEVTPALFAAGPTPQAMASLDETEILSFIRQLGLAKTKAKHVRRLSELLISEHAGAVPNSFKALEALPGVGHKTASVVMSQAFGVPAFPVDTHIHRLAQRWGLTNGSSVATTEQDLKRLFPKSQWNRLHLQIIFYGREYCSARGCNGTICPLCKELFPKRRKAVITQKA
- a CDS encoding 2Fe-2S iron-sulfur cluster-binding protein — encoded protein: MASYTISIEGGSSFECEDDVYILDAADAAGVDLPSSCRAGACSTCAGKILTGSVDQSDQSFLDDDQMGQGYALLCVSYPTANCTIQSDSQNDFN
- a CDS encoding uridine kinase, with translation MDQSTKNTLNNLNHADGSPPLLCICGGSASGKTHFVNGLVRQLESIGLTALSLHCDNYYRSRYKPDPITGFDTINAIDTEALLADLQAAREGTLTHLRHYDMSSRVVVYRPIGESCLTAGYDLIVVEGAYGPQAILPRVLIAVVVYLETPLWRRIWRRLCRDVRERGRSPISVLHQTFWQMLPGERRFIVPLRQQAHVVVRDPVEGCRAVLARITSHG
- a CDS encoding chlorophyll a/b binding light-harvesting protein translates to MQSYGNPSVSYDWWAGNSGVAKRSGSFIAAHAAHAGLIMFWAGAFTLFELARYSSALPMGDQGLILLPHMASLGLGLDANGTIANTEPYIAIAAFHLVSSAVLGAAGIWHTLRAPKDLSEAEGRAQKFHFEWDDAKKLTFILGHHLIFLGLGVIAFVEWAKHHGIYDTAIGAVRQVEPNIDLGMVWGYQTNFLSINSLEDVMGGHAVLAFILTIGGVWHIISSPFGPFKKILIYSGEAILSYSLAGIALMGFVTSIWCAQNTLIYPVEFYGEALKLNFAFSPYFSDTAAVLNNGHTARAWLANTHFYLAFFFLQGHFWHALRSMGFNFKSVSQALETMDTAKVS
- a CDS encoding photosystem II protein Y; translated protein: MDFRILLDFAPIFLALGWAGFNIGRAALGQIQLATQQYKQNSSN
- a CDS encoding phycobilisome rod-core linker polypeptide; this translates as MNSDRDLFLESQFKSGSIETRDFIRGLLLSDRFYRGYVACNNNNRLVEQVIGRVLGRPIYSIRERLSWSILIADRGFNYFVDTILDSDEYMQRFGYDDVPRQVNRTLPGKAIGEIPIYQRLPRYGESWRDRLIQDNIMMSIEAFNVANRPRTSVDNLIYNEPKGRSLIIWRVSLSIGIISSVVIILSIFDAMFNS